A genomic segment from Torulaspora delbrueckii CBS 1146 chromosome 3, complete genome encodes:
- the TAO3 gene encoding Tao3p (similar to Saccharomyces cerevisiae TAO3 (YIL129C); ancestral locus Anc_2.232), translating to MNSAFTFPAQASDSGSFKFPVSNESGVSMPLNESQESNPSQSQSNILIQAFESHINEPPPIIDIPPPLESVEDIVQVAPVVEPNRNDFKKAAEEGFVPVQDTPPEQIAVMRATETSNNSLAEEYVTNLRQQMATDWKSTSEYALHILFTKFVRHAESKLNLCLQHPLVSEPPIVDILGEGVDPVFDKIIESLGHIAKKKPKPVIDAMMFWRKTKSEIAAVATELVEKLLSEYEAERVRPSLNKNPTMPSITPTHSKTLSNGSRFSHKRNNSSRSSAGSRGLTEGHRLKDLGTQIENAKSAAFQADRKSLISIYILCRVLIEIVKQASDEGDEDLSDKLEEIVFTQLKTTDPLSISSSIIKSSNWNSFAELLGWMSDSKFLSVSDRFIGDLEKIPTYVNRDLEPGVHLLILGMRYLRLKNYPLEKFEETADFIKSIAKFFSKAENISVSLAYAEVISQLLLPLAGSLTAEVNHPTWVEAMNTLLVSANKLLSESKYWASGFKLTVAVLCASPAEPFSQHWVPLVEKNVKKIRYKELSARVLFVVGLSRMVWVYLYRCPETLNNTTRTLSKILTLYLNHKKKENWITTDLELINPLSDVLVTVGYAHPNFLMENAMIPLIRNSFNGSNLDGINYEKLILAINTYRGLLMTNSKPEFPESDSRYYDLGLSDISIKRTEALTLNHEEICGSIYTLFLILDSNIGSEVWSPENQHKQPSTPFEKFSFSFNNDNSNNNNRNLNIALFATLIETIPSCLCISVQVPFKSTIEIISRNAVHADLLIATSCQNALKALASKKNPYTLITWFAKYSFDFDEKTQSSYNMSYLSSSEYRKLLILYVELLECWLEEFQSSNIEEKQRETGLDGITLEPNLSNSGEANETEMLEWKNTVTVIEEVEGNGLFFLCSQDPNIRKLSIQILRIISKFDKAMMEKTVKLSRGHSRSSSRFAADSGTRLVDLLNECDFNDLIDSKKMFLSVVERSRISKLNSKYKKGMLIKLAESDYSVDAALWLRVFPKLLSVIFESCPITMALCRSIVCIRLVQVHEIILQIASKGDSRYREVSPEIVANQWKLFLIVACTSLTSTNDQKLHIPTSNLQHGRKKSQQIFTVQHQKIKSATSIFKMVLPLLNSNSPIVREAIITGLSSMNVNIYRAYIENIDKFLTSWKVSSSSNQMRVEMFHVLTILTRFLHEPTVSEDQWTLKRLSDILKHVKKFLEEDTIQYAYAYQPLRSYFADFLKSYYAVIKEVGLANELFPFQARASCFNYLKEWCGYGERAYVAEERYSAMIKSTGTTAEIRTAMTAGTRVSKEVGLKRLALETMVVLCSDPIRETLKDVPHMPIVVSFDTAGLLSWIEALFNAESEVIRAIGVRALENLLEKNRENAKIFRDVALQCVSIHSRPDVGKFYFTTLCKVVLKMDDLILEENELVSLGLCGLVSDKEDTRSYAVDLLSAVESQLHNSSYTKVFKERLASSSKAVYKSTAKEISSIFAELLPQEICSEIFSNLVRVLNLFQFDVKKDLLILMVPWVNKFTLKAIDDPETFVALNNLFYITIDLNDELPLEVEQLWISLGRGNSFQNIHVSLEYIMTMSINHRNPAFVQQARDVVLYLANVPGGIGLVDSLIQNLEPKCMIPMTKYPSVEPPNTEAFPYVANIWERLNYHGKSITFSKAHLSIIFLVNLSTNPSEALKENIPTLLHISICLLDHYMPLIQESASKVLCELIFNMAPTHEKSDETVELLRSKHNLWSYDNLLKDKNGARSPKAMDALARNILAIFSQVDGFHIEWQKISLKWATTCSVRHVACRSFQVFRSLLTFVDQDMLRDMLHRLSNTISDVSPDIQGFAMQILMTLNAITAELDAADLINFPQLFWSITACLNSIHEQEFIEVLSCFTKFLSKIDLDSPDTVQCLVATFPSNWEGRFDGLQQIVMTGLRSANSLDITWKFLDKLNLLQDSRILANSDSRLLFALISNLPRFLNAMTRKDFTSIQGAVDSMISLSEAYKQPSLSRLIDSLSKNKFRSKKDFMSQVVSFISRNYFPTYSAQVLVFLLRLLLNKVGWVKVETMEILKFIFPLVDLKRPEFTGVGADLISPLLRLLLTEYEAQALEVLDCVTNVSGSKMDKDVLRISMGNKNFKSNSNVTTTLFGIPEESGWSVPMPTMTAATTRHNVHAVFMTCAVNAAGEELSEQPVSMDDIVEFHADTDYGLGRTETNDSLSLAEEKDASLSHMWAELDNLDSFFTKDAVAASAVPHSGLGILHDRTNSVETTQTEQTSTLESAPQLYDKKVSDILNGSLTKIPSNVSFKKSLADSFAANTPNEGLVREPGSRSTYHSPQLYCDDSATPRSKNSNMLKSPTSSVLGAVSTNRIKATESPQDSLFRFEGFLRSSQRNARRKWQYHQHHQQLLSQTIHEQTLQSPYESENVTPPLMTSSASPVMPTSASSAFSTNPDAFRGKQGTYKQTTSKSGNVKQSKSQKHYHLPHFSSNRSSTKMTNSSGGDPEQKYSSSQLHDF from the coding sequence ATGAATTCTGCATTCACATTCCCAGCTCAAGCAAGCGACTCTGGGTCGTTCAAGTTCCCCGTATCGAACGAAAGTGGGGTCTCTATGCCACTGAATGAATCTCAAGAGTCAAATCCTTCACAATCACAATCCAACATACTCATTCAAGCGTTCGAAAGCCATATTAATGAACCCCCTCCAATAATAGATATACCGCCACCACTAGAAAGTGTGGAAGATATCGTACAGGTGGCTCCTGTAGTTGAGCCTAACCgtaatgatttcaagaaggcCGCAGAAGAAGGTTTCGTACCGGTACAAGATACACCTCCGGAACAAATAGCGGTAATGAGAGCTACGGAGACTAGTAACAACTCACTGGCTGAAGAATATGTTACGAATCTTCGACAGCAGATGGCGACCGATTGGAAAAGCACCTCGGAATACGCTCTCCATATACTTTTCACGAAATTTGTTCGACATGCTGAGAGCAAGCTCAACTTGTGCTTGCAGCACCCTCTGGTGTCGGAACCACCAATAGTGGATATTCTAGGGGAAGGCGTAGATCCTGTATTCGATAAAATCATTGAATCATTAGGGCATATtgcgaagaagaagcccAAACCAGTCATCGATGCTATGATGTTTTGGAGGAAGACGAAGTCTGAGATAGCGGCTGTGGCTACAGAACTAGTAGAAAAACTATTGAGCGAATATGAAGCTGAGCGAGTGAGGCCCTCGCTGAACAAAAATCCAACTATGCCGAGCATTACACCAACACACAGCAAGACATTAAGTAATGGGAGCCGATTCTCCCATAAGAGAAATAACTCTTCGAGATCTTCAGCCGGGAGCAGGGGCCTGACTGAAGGGCATCGCCTGAAAGACTTAGGGACTCAAATAGAAAATGCGAAGTCGGCAGCATTTCAGGCCGATCGAAAATCCCTGATAAGCATATACATCCTCTGCAGAGTACTGATAGAGATCGTCAAGCAGGCTTCGGATGAGGGTGACGAAGATTTGAGTGACAAATTAGAAGAAATAGTGTTCACACAGCTCAAAACAACTGACCCTTTGTCTATATCGTCCAGTATCATTAAGTCATCGAATTGGAACTCGTTTGCCGAGTTGTTAGGATGGATGTCAGATAGTAAATTTCTGTCGGTCAGCGACAGATTCATCGGGGACCTGGAGAAGATACCGACTTATGTCAATAGGGATTTAGAACCAGGTGTCCACCTGCTCATTTTGGGAATGAGATACTTACGTCTGAAAAACTACCCACTCGAGAAGTTTGAGGAAACGGCCGACTTTATCAAGAGCATTGCGAAATTCTTCTCTAAAGCTGAAAACATATCAGTATCTCTGGCTTATGCAGAGGTCATAAGTCAGCTTCTTTTACCCTTGGCCGGGTCTCTCACAGCAGAAGTCAATCATCCTACCTGGGTGGAGGCTATGAATACTTTGCTGGTAAGCGCAAATAAACTACTCTCGGAGTCAAAATACTGGGCTAGTGGTTTCAAGCTCACTGTTGCTGTACTCTGTGCTTCGCCAGCCGAACCTTTCTCGCAACATTGGGTACCATTAGTTGAGAAGAATGTCAAGAAGATTAGGTACAAAGAATTGAGCGCTAGGGTCTTATTCGTAGTGGGCCTTTCACGGATGGTATGGGTTTACCTTTACAGATGCCCTGAAACCCTGAATAATACTACAAGAACCCTGAGTAAGATACTGACGTTATATTTGAaccacaagaagaaggagaacTGGATTACTACCGATTTGGAGCTAATCAACCCTCTTTCTGATGTACTTGTAACAGTTGGGTACGCTCatccaaatttcttgatggaGAATGCAATGATTCCATTGATTAGAAATTCCTTCAATGGTTCAAATTTAGATGGCATAAACTATGAAAAACTCATTTTGGCAATCAATACTTATCGTGGACTTCTGATGACAAATAGTAAGCCTGAGTTCCCGGAGAGTGATAGCCGATATTATGATTTAGGGTTAAGCGATATATCGATTAAGAGAACGGAAGCTCTTACTTTGAATCACGAAGAAATTTGTGGCAGCATTTACACACTCTTTCTCATCCTGGATTCAAACATTGGTTCCGAGGTCTGGTCACCAGAAAATCAGCACAAGCAACCTTCAACACcatttgagaaattctcTTTTAGTTTCAACAACGATAACAGCAACAATAACAACAGGAATCTCAACATAGCATTGTTTGCTACTTTGATAGAGACAATTCCCAGTTGCTTGTGCATTTCGGTTCAAGTTCCCTTCAAGTCAACCATCGAGATAATATCAAGGAACGCCGTTCATGCAGATCTACTAATAGCCACCAGCTGTCAGAATGCGTTGAAAGCTTTAGCCTCAAAGAAAAATCCTTATACATTGATCACTTGGTTCGCCAAATACtcctttgattttgatgagaagacCCAATCGAGTTATAATATGTCTTATTTGTCTTCGTCGGAGTATAGAAAGTTACTTATTCTCTACGTGGAACTACTGGAATGCTGGCTCGAAGAATTCCAATCGAGCAACATAGAAGAAAAGCAGCGAGAAACTGGCTTGGATGGCATCACATTGGAGCCAAACTTATCAAATTCTGGGGAAGCGAACGAAACTGAAATGTTAGAGTGGAAAAATACGGTCACtgtcattgaagaagttgaaggGAATGGGCTGTTCTTTTTATGTTCTCAGGATCCAAATATCAGGAAATTGAGCATACAAATACTAAGAATTATATCCAAGTTTGACAAAGCTATGATGGAAAAAACTGTCAAACTGTCTAGAGGACATTCTCGTTCTTCATCGCGCTTTGCTGCTGACAGCGGGACTAGATTGGTTGATCTTTTAAATGAGTGTGATTTCAACGATCTAATAGACTCAAAAAAGATGTTTCTAAGCGTTGTCgagagatcaagaatttccAAGTTGAACTCAAAGTATAAAAAGGGAATGCTCATCAAGCTAGCTGAGTCTGACTATAGTGTAGATGCAGCACTTTGGCTTAGAGTTTTCCCAAAGCTACTTTCCGTCATTTTCGAGTCCTGCCCTATCACGATGGCCCTTTGCCGCTCAATAGTTTGCATCAGATTGGTGCAAGTTCACGAGATTATACTACAGATCGCCAGCAAAGGTGATTCTCGATATCGAGAGGTCTCGCCAGAAATTGTCGCGAACCAGTGGAAGCTCTTTCTTATTGTGGCTTGCACTTCATTGACGTCTACCAACGATCAAAAGCTTCATATACCTACGTCAAATCTGCAGcatggaagaaaaaagagTCAACAGATCTTCACTGTTCAGCATCAGAAAATCAAGTCAGCAACCTCTATCTTTAAAATGGTACTACCTCTTCTAAACTCCAACAGCCCAATTGTGAGAGAGGCGATTATAACCGGCCTAAGCTCAATGAATGTTAACATTTACCGAGCTTATATTGAAAACATAGACAAATTTTTGACAAGCTGGAAAGTGTCAAGTTCAAGTAATCAAATGAGGGTAGAGATGTTCCATGTTTTGACAATTTTAACGAGGTTTTTACATGAACCAACAGTGTCGGAAGATCAGTGGACCCTGAAAAGGCTTTCGGATATTTTAAAGCAtgtgaagaagtttcttgagGAGGATACAATACAGTACGCGTACGCTTACCAGCCGCTCAGAAGTTACTTTGCTGACTTTTTGAAGAGCTACTACGCGGTGATCAAAGAGGTTGGGCTAGCAAACGAACTCTTCCCTTTTCAAGCTCGGGCATCGTGTTTTAACTATCTGAAGGAGTGGTGTGGATATGGAGAGCGTGCTTACGTTGCTGAGGAAAGATATAGTGCCATGATAAAAAGCACCGGGACAACAGCAGAGATACGCACGGCGATGACGGCCGGAACTAGAGTTTCTAAAGAAGTAGGCTTGAAAAGACTAGCCTTAGAGACGATGGTCGTCTTGTGCTCTGATCCGATTAGAGAAACACTTAAAGATGTTCCTCATATGCCTATTGTGGTCTCCTTCGACACTGCTGGGCTGCTCTCTTGGATCGAAGCACTTTTCAATGCTGAAAGCGAGGTCATCAGAGCTATCGGGGTTCGTGCATTAGAGAATCTGCTGGAGAAAAACAGGGAGAATGCCAAGATCTTTCGTGACGTGGCACTACAATGCGTCTCTATCCACAGTCGACCTGATGTCGGCAAATTTTACTTCACGACATTGTGCAAAGTAGTTTTGAAAATGGACGACTTAATtctggaagaaaatgagtTGGTATCATTGGGGTTGTGTGGCCTTGTTTCTGATAAAGAAGATACAAGAAGTTACGCAGTTGACCTTCTATCGGCTGTTGAGAGTCAGCTACACAATTCCTCTTACAcaaaagttttcaaagagagGTTAGCAAGTAGTTCAAAGGCTGTCTACAAATCCACAGCAAAAGAAATTTCGAGCATATTTGCagagcttcttcctcaagAGATTTGTTCCGAAATCTTCTCCAATTTGGTGCGGGTGTTGAACCTCTTCCAGTTTGACGTTAAGAAGGACCtgttgattttgatggTACCATGGGTCAACAAGTTTACTCTAAAGGCGATTGATGATCCTGAAACTTTCGTTGCTTTAAACAACCTATTTTACATCACGATAGATCTGAACGACGAATTGCCCCTGGAGGTGGAACAATTGTGGATATCATTAGGCAGAGGAAATTCGTTTCAAAACATTCATGTATCTTTGGAGTATATTATGACGATGTCGATAAACCATAGAAACCCAGCATTTGTCCAGCAGGCGAGGGACGTGGTTTTGTATCTAGCGAATGTACCCGGCGGCATTGGACTCGTTGACTCGTtaattcaaaatcttgagCCTAAATGTATGATTCCAATGACCAAGTACCCTTCAGTCGAGCCGCCAAACACTGAAGCTTTTCCTTATGTTGCCAATATATGGGAACGGCTAAATTATCATGGTAAAAGCATCACTTTCTCGAAGGCTCATCTCTCAATCATCTTTCTGGTCAACTTGTCAACCAATCCGTCagaagctttgaaggaaaacaTTCCTACCCTGCTGCATATTTCCATTTGCTTACTTGACCATTACATGCCCTTAATACAAGAGAGCGCTTCTAAAGTCCTATGTGAGTTAATATTCAATATGGCGCCCACTCATGAGAAATCAGACGAGACAGTCGAATTGCTCCGGAGCAAACACAATTTATGGTCTTATGATAATCTGTTGAAGGACAAAAATGGTGCAAGATCTCCTAAGGCTATGGACGCATTAGCACGTAATATTCTTGCGATCTTCTCGCAAGTCGATGGGTTTCATATTGAGTGGCAAAAGATTTCGCTGAAATGGGCTACTACTTGCTCAGTTAGACATGTAGCGTGCCGCTCTTTCCAAGTTTTCCGATCTCTGCTGACGTTTGTCGATCAGGACATGCTGCGTGATATGCTGCACAGGCTATCTAACACTATTTCTGATGTTAGCCCCGATATTCAAGGTTTTGCGATGCAAATTCTTATGACCTTGAACGCAATAACGGCTGAGCTGGATGCCGCGgatttgataaactttCCTCAGCTGTTCTGGTCTATTACCGCTTGTTTGAATAGCATTCACGAACAAGAATTTATCGAAGTCCTTTCATGTTTCACAAAATTTTTATCGAAGATTGATTTGGACTCACCTGACACTGTTCAATGCCTTGTGGCCACTTTTCCATCCAACTGGGaaggaagatttgatgGCTTGCAACAAATTGTTATGACAGGTTTAAGATCAGCCAACTCTTTGGACATTACATGGAAGTTTTTGGACAAGCTGAACTTGCTGCAAGACAGCCGTATTTTAGCGAACTCAGACTCACGCCTATTATTtgctttgatttcaaatctACCAAGGTTTTTGAACGCCATGACTCGTAAGGATTTCACTAGCATTCAGGGGGCTGTTGATTCGATGATTAGCTTATCTGAAGCATATAAGCAACCCTCGTTATCCAGATTGATTGACTCTCTTTCCAAAAACAAATTTAGgtccaagaaagattttaTGAGCCAGGTGGTGAGCTTCATTTCTCGAAATTACTTTCCTACTTATTCAGCTCAAGTTTTGGTGTTCTTGCTAAGGCTCCTGTTGAATAAGGTAGGTTGGGTAAAAGTCGAAACAATGGAGATACTCAAGTTCATTTTCCCATTGGTTGACTTGAAAAGACCTGAATTTACTGGTGTAGGTGCCGATTTAATCTCTCCGCTTTTGAGACTGTTGTTGACTGAGTACGAAGCACAAGCCTTGGAAGTGCTTGATTGCGTTACGAATGTCTCAGGAAGTAAAATGGACAAGGATGTTTTAAGAATAAGTATGGGGaacaagaatttcaaaagtaaTAGCAACGTTACTACCACCCTCTTCGGTATCCCAGAGGAGAGTGGTTGGTCGGTTCCTATGCCGACCATGACTGCAGCCACAACTAGACATAATGTACATGCTGTGTTCATGACGTGTGCCGTGAATGCTGCAGGAGAAGAGTTATCAGAGCAGCCTGTCTCAATGGATGATATCGTCGAATTTCATGCCGATACTGATTACGGGCTTGGCAGGACGGAAACCAATGACTCACTGTCTCTCgcagaagaaaaagatgCTTCGTTAAGCCACATGTGGGCCGAACTGGACAACTTGGATAGCTTCTTCACAAAAGATGCGGTCGCTGCCTCCGCTGTACCTCATTCTGGTTTAGGGATTCTTCACGATCGGACCAATTCTGTTGAGACCACTCAGACGGAACAGACTTCCACTCTTGAATCTGCTCCTCAACTTTATGATAAGAAGGTTTCAGACATCTTGAATGGAAGCTTAACGAAGATACCATCTAAcgtttctttcaagaaatcgCTCGCAGATTCATTTGCTGCAAACACACCGAATGAAGGATTGGTGCGTGAACCGGGGTCAAGAAGCACGTATCATAGCCCTCAATTATATTGTGATGATTCCGCTACACCTCGCTCTAAAAACTCTAACATGCTAAAGTCACCTACAAGCTCAGTGCTTGGTGCTGTCTCAACTAACCGTATTAAGGCAACTGAATCTCCACAAGATAGTCTCTTTAGATTTGAGGGCTTTCTAAGAAGTTCACAAAGAAATGCTAGAAGGAAATGGCAGTATCATCAACACCACCAGCAACTATTATCACAGACCATTCATGAACAAACTCTACAATCGCCATACGAATCAGAAAATGTTACTCCACCTTTAATGACGTCGTCTGCTTCTCCTGTGATGCCTACTAGCGCATCTTCTGCTTTTAGCACGAATCCTGATGCTTTCAGGGGTAAACAAGGTACCTATAAGCAGACGACAAGCAAGTCCGGTAATGTGAAGCAAAGCAAGTCACAGAAGCATTACCATTTGCCGCATTTCTCCAGCAATAGGTCGTCAACTAAAATGACCAATTCAAGTGGTGGCGACCCCGAACAGAAATATTCTAGTTCTCAGCTGCATGACTTTTAA
- the ASG1 gene encoding Asg1p (similar to Saccharomyces cerevisiae ASG1 (YIL130W); ancestral locus Anc_2.231): MGDQQQQILQNKRRRVTRACDECRKKKVKCDGQQPCIHCTVYSYECTYNQPTKRSNTSASTQSPQSANQQRPHGPSNGSGSSLNIPVSSTTTTTAGAIKKPYGKDSKMQSQLMKYKQLFHDILPNLPDIDSLDVPTFTQIYRNFSANPQYASSILSDTVTEYNLIAGDTTPRSSMATSPDGSLGSAHTEAVESIDGSIQSQMGREIKIILPPKPIALQFLKNVWEHCCVLLRFYHRPSFIEQFDELYETDPQNYTHNQMQFLPLCYSTMAVGALFSKSMDVNKTQDNQGKNESNKGEDAAARDKFLEDEGYKYFIAARKLIDITNARDLNSIQTILMLFIFLQCSARLSTCYAYIGVAMRSALREGLHRSVSPDSGFSPIEIEMRKRLFYTIYKLDVYVNAMLGLPRSISSNDFDQTLPIELSDENITEEGYFPENQKGKLSSAEIANQHTKLIMILNVIVGELYPIRKTNNLIRHEVVTELELKLRQWLDGLPRELIPGIKDVPKEYETANKLLHLSFFHVQLILYRPFIHYLSRNIVANSPDSLSIQRARNSVDVARAAVNLAEDMLRQNLLTGSYWYGSYTIFYSVAGLLFYIHEARPTDKASTTEYEAILKDAEVGRNVLLQLKDSSMAADRTFNLLNKLFEKLNSKTIRLSAIHGKAADRTVQGRQVQQDLQQPITVAPQQIVDPYNTEPYYGPDLPGYLXXSKNTQSPSETSEDAANKSTKTISGVNTINTAATSNLSGNENDIFLKSDTTRLDGLFMFDGLNPEIFGGVNMPDNSFKGYDQLSMSGEPDPSTTTTKGKNEPLESESYVPGVFDQLDVQLFGRFLPPYMSQPNGDQQATMQKNAKQ; the protein is encoded by the coding sequence ATGGGTgaccaacaacaacaaatacTGCAAAataagagaagaagagtgACTAGGGCCTGTGATGAATGCCGAAaaaagaaggtgaaatGTGATGGGCAACAACCATGTATCCATTGCACTGTTTACTCATATGAATGTACCTATAACCAACCAACTAAGAGAAGTAATACATCGGCGTCAACTCAATCGCCGCAAAGTGCGAATCAACAACGTCCACATGGGCCGTCGAACGGTAGTGGATCTTCGCTGAATATTCCGGTGTCTTCGACGACAACCACAACTGCGGGAGCAATCAAGAAGCCGTATGGGAAGGACTCAAAGATGCAGTCGCAGTTAATGAAATACAAACAGCTATTTCATGACATTTTACCTAATCTTCCCGATATCGACTCCTTAGATGTTCCCACATTCACTCAAATATACCGTAATTTTAGCGCGAATCCTCAATATGCGTCCTCGATACTGAGCGATACAGTGACAGAGTATAACTTGATCGCTGGTGACACGACACCGCGATCTTCCATGGCTACCTCGCCGGACGGGAGCTTAGGAAGCGCTCATACCGAAGCTGTAGAGTCAATTGATGGTTCCATTCAGTCACAGATGGGGAGAGAGATTAAAATCATACTACCGCCGAAGCCAATAGCTCTacaattcttgaagaatgttTGGGAGCATTGCTGCGTTCTACTTCGCTTCTACCATAGGCCAAGTTTTATTGAACAGTTTGACGAACTTTACGAGACGGACCCACAGAATTATACCCACAACCAGATGCAGTTCTTGCCTCTTTGTTATTCGACAATGGCCGTCGGCGCTTTGTTCTCTAAGTCAATGGATGTGAACAAAACTCAGGATAATCAGGGCAAGAATGAGAGTAATAAAGGAGAAGATGCTGCTGCTCGAGATAAATTTCTCGAAGATGAAGGTTATAAGTACTTTATCGCGGCAAGGAAACTGATAGATATTACGAACGCTCGAGACTTGAACTCCATTCAAACCATTCTGATGCtattcatctttttgcaGTGTTCTGCGAGGTTATCAACATGTTACGCCTACATAGGTGTCGCTATGAGAAGCGCGCTTAGAGAAGGGCTCCATAGATCGGTCTCTCCAGATTCGGGATTCTctccaattgaaattgaaatgaGGAAACGGTTGTTTTACACAATTTACAAGCTGGACGTTTATGTAAATGCCATGCTAGGTTTACCTAGATCTATTTCGTCCAACGATTTCGATCAAACTTTGCCCATCGAACTTTCGGATGAAAACATTACAGAAGAAGGGTATTTCCCAGAAAACCAAAAGGGCAAACTTTCCAGTGCAGAGATCGCTAATCAACATACAAAATTAATAATGATATTAAACGTCATTGTAGGGGAGTTATATCCGATCAGGAAAACGAATAATCTTATCCGTCACGAGGTAGTCACCGAGTTAGAGCTGAAGCTTAGACAGTGGTTGGATGGCCTACCGCGTGAGTTAATTCCTGGCATAAAAGATGTTCCGAAGGAATACGAAACGGCAAACAAGTTGCTACATCTGTCTTTCTTCCAcgttcaattgatcctaTACAGACCTTTCATTCACTACCTATCGAGAAATATTGTAGCCAACAGTCCCGACTCATTGTCGATTCAACGTGCTCGAAATTCAGTTGACGTTGCACGGGCCGCTGTAAACTTGGCAGAAGACATGCTGCGCCAAAATTTACTAACTGGCTCTTATTGGTATGGAAGCTATACTATTTTCTATTCGGTGGCAGGACTATTGTTCTATATCCACGAAGCACGTCCAACTGACAAGGCAAGTACAACTGAATATGAAGCGATTTTAAAGGACGCTGAAGTTGGTAGAAACGTTCTGCTTCAACTCAAAGATTCCAGTATGGCAGCAGATAGAACCTTCAACTTATTAAACAAGctatttgaaaaactgaACTCGAAGACAATTAGGCTCTCTGCGATTCATGGCAAGGCAGCAGATCGCACAGTTCAGGGTCGACAAGTACAACAGGACTTACAACAACCTATAACAGTCGCTCCTCAACAAATAGTTGACCCTTACAATACTGAGCCTTATTACGGCCCCGACTTACCTGGGTATCTATNNNAGTCGAAGAATACACAGAGTCCTTCCGAGACCTCTGAAGATGCTGCAAATAAATCTACCAAGACGATCAGCGGTGTCAACACCATTAATACAGCAGCAACTTCAAACCTTTCCGGAAATGAGAACGacatatttttgaaatcagACACAACCCGGTTGGATGGCCTTTTCATGTTTGATGGACTCAATCCAGAGATTTTTGGCGGTGTTAATATGCCAGacaattctttcaaaggataCGATCAGCTGTCCATGTCTGGTGAGCCTGACCCTTCCACGACGACCACGAAAGGTAAGAACGAGCCTTTAGAATCTGAATCTTACGTTCCCGGCGTTTTCGATCAGTTGGATGTGCAATTATTTGGAAGGTTTTTGCCTCCTTACATGTCTCAACCAAATGGTGATCAGCAAGCGACTATGCAAAAGAACGCCAAACAATGA